In Zingiber officinale cultivar Zhangliang chromosome 1A, Zo_v1.1, whole genome shotgun sequence, the DNA window CTCTATATGGCCAGACAAACCTACTGTTGAGTTTGTTTTTGAAGTCTCTCCATTTCTGGCCTGCTGAACTCATCACTGCCGCCTCGCTTTGAGGTGCTAAGTCGAAGACATTCTGTAACACACAGCAGTAATTGCTATCAGTTTGTATATTGAAaaaatcacaatgaaaaaaaaacataagcaatgtcaTAAGGAAGTGTATTATTGGATTATACTCACCGATATTTCTTCCCACACTTTCTGTTTCATGTTCTCTGGAACAGTGGGCCATGACTTTATGTTAATAGGCACCATGGATCTAACAACAGAGCCTATGAAAGATTGTAGTGCCTTCCCATTTTCATTGTACACAGGTCGTCCTATGTCATCATATTCAATCGTCGACTTTTTTCCCCATCTTGCAGCAGCAATAAGTCTGCACATTGATGTAGGCCCCCGAGTCTTCTTCTGCCCAGTAATAGGAGGTTCTTCTATTTCAGTCTCTCCTCGTAGCTCTGCAGCTGCTAACCCATCAGCATCTTGGTGTAGTTCGGTGTCCTCAACTACACGTGGCTCATCATATTTTGCTATTTTTCGTTATTTTTTAGGACGCATTGTTCTTTTCCCTGCATATAAGAAAATAAATGATGAGATAACGGTATATAAAGTCTGCAgtgacaatataataaaagaagacgtgatacaaataataacattaacacatacgaacaagtaaaaataatactagtaaaaacaataaatattatATATGCAGATGACATAAAAGTGGAAAACATCATTTTTTCTTGTTTGTTACAAAGAAACCCTCTTTAGAAGATCTAAAGTatccttcatgtgtaggaatacaATGAATATCAACATTATCAATTGGTCGAGCTTCGGGAATTATGGTCCAAAGATCCTCTTCTCCCTCGTAACATCTATTTGGAACTTGAAGCACTATTAACCACCCTTTGTTCAGTGGGTCAGCAACATAAAATACTTGTCTAACTTGACTTgcaagcacaaattcatccttctGGTGGCCTCGTTTGTTCAGATTAACTAAGGTGAAGCCACATTCATCATTGTATTATATTCCTTTGTCATTTGATACCCATGCGCACTTGAAAAGAGGAACTTGAAATTGATGATAGTCTAGTTCCCATATCTCttcaataactccataaaaaGTCACATTCTCTAACACGGGATTCTTATCTTTGGCACTACAAACAAGCATCGTGTTGGCAAGTAGAGAAACACCACTGTTTTGACAAACTTTCTCATCATCCCGCTCTTTTGTTTGGTATAAATTGCCATTTATGACATAGCTATCACACTTTAAGACTCGCACACGTGGTCCATGGGCCAGCCATCTCAATGACGATGTCATTCCACCATTGCAACTATCGATTTCAGCAGCCACCTGACATGCATTCCTATTAATTAGTGTGATCAAAACAATGATTAACAAATATTGTATGTTAGCATCTTCTACATCACCTTTGCAcgaaaccaccaatgaacctcTTATTATGAGCATCTTGTATCCACCTTGCATCTTTCGCTTCTTGGGAAACATTGTCTTCAAGAAGGATTTGTGTTCACTCAAGAATTTTACCTAAAGTTTTATTTTCATGAATACATATGGACTGCCAAGTACATATAATTATTAGTTATGCAGTACACTTACATAATGTATGGAGATATTTCTTCTGTATTTTCTAGAACAGTCAAGTGTGCTTGTTGGAGATCAATTTGTTGGACGATGATTGATGAATTGCTTGGTGAGAATCCAGGAATGCTTGCGTTTGGGTCACGTAGTGATTTAGGGACCCCAACAGGATCAAGGTCATTGAGatattctgaacaaaattcaacttcttcttctgctgcatatctccgaacaatgcAACCTTCTGGATATTTTCGACTGCCTACGTAACTTTTCAACACCTTCATGCATCTTTCAAATGGTTACATCCATCTGAAGTAGACTGGTCCACATAATTGGACTTCACGAACAAGATGAACTGTTAAGTGGAGCATGATATCGAAGAAAGAAGGGGGGAAATACTGCTCCAATAAGTAGAGTGTAACAATCAAGTCAGATTGCAGCTTATCTAACTTGGCTACATCGATAATCTTGCAACAAATATCTTTGAAGAAGAAGCATAATCTTATGACAGCATATCTAACATATTTTGGCAGAGAATTACGTATGACTATTGGCAGGAAGTGCTGCATTATAACATGAGAATCATGTGATTTCAAGCTACTCAGCTTCATCTCATCCATGCAGACAAGATTCTTCATGTTTGATGAGAAACCTTCCGGAACTTTTATATCCATTAATGACCTACATACTTGTAATCTCTCATTTTTTGTGAATGAGCATGCTGCAGAAGGTAGATATGTTCTTTTCTCACCAATTTTAGGAGCCAATTGAGGCCTAATTCCCATCTGAACCATGTCCAACCTAGCTGCCACATTGTCCTTGGTTTTTCCCTTGATGTTCATCAAAGTATTAATCAGAGACTCGAAAACGTTTTTCTCAATGTGCATAACATCGAGACAATGCCTAACATGTAGGTATTTCCAGTATAGAAGATTGAAAAAAattgacttcttcttccaacatttactgaaatttgtagctccaacatacttttcttcttcaatgtcttccacaatattctcctttgcttttttccttattttcccctTCACACTTGTTTTCTTTCCAAACTCACATGTTATGTCTGAAAGCTTGTCAAACAACTTAATTCCAGATAATGGCCTACCTGCTTCACCAAGTTCCTCCATGCCATTAAACTCCTTTATTTGCCTCTGATATGGATGAAATCGTGGTAGGAATCGTCTATGCCCAGCAAATGACATTTTCTTCCCATTTGGTAAGTGCTTTGCATAAGTATCCTCACCACAAATTGGGCATGCGTAATAACCATGTGTAGTACATCCACTAAGGTTACCATATGCAGGAAAGTCGTTGATGGTCCATAAAAGAACTGCTTTAAGAGTGAAAACCTCCCTTCGATAAGTATCATAAAATCCATCAACTCCTTCCCACAAGAGCTGCAAATCATCAACCAGAACCTCAAGGTAGACGTCGATATCGTTTGCAGGCTGTTTCGGCCCTGAAATGAGCATCGTTAGCATGATGAATTTCCTTTTCATGCACATGTCTGGAGGCAAATTATATGTGGCCAGCATGATTGGCCAGCAACTGTAGCGACTACTAAGATTGTTGTGAGGATTAATTCCATCGGCTGCAAGTGCCAGGCGAATATTTCTTGCCTCACTTCCAAAGTCGGGCCACATATGATCCACCAATTTCCATGACGGTGAATCAACTGGATGGCGTAACTGACCAACAACTCTTGTGCTATCTGCATGCCATGTTAAATTTCTGGAAGTttctaaagatttaaacatgcgctTAAATCTTGGTATGGGAGGGAAATACCAAACCACTTTCGCAGGAACACCTTTCTTCTCAACATTTTTCTTGGTTAGCTTCCATCTTGATAAGCCACATTTCGGGCAGCTTACGCAGTCTTTATATTGTTTCCTATAAAGGATGCAATCATTGGAACAAGCATGAATCTTTTCAAGACTCAAAGCCAAACAACTCAACGTCTTCTTTGCTTCATAAATTGACGATGGCAGATTGTGGTTATCTGGCAGCATGTCCCCAAAATCTGCTAGTAGATctgaaaatagagcatcactcaTCCCATGCCTTTCTTTGGTATTGTATAATTTTACAAGTGCACTCAACTTTGTGTAACGTTTGCATCCCTTATACAGTGGCTTCTCTGCTTCCTCCAAAAACTTCATAAATGCTTCTGGATTTTTTGTATGGTTATCATACGCTGCCTCACACAAATTAACAGTTTCAAAATCATCATGACAATTATCAGTTGGCTCTTGGTTGACACTCGAATTTAATCTATCCTTCTCCGCAGCCTCACCATGCCAaatccaattcaaataatttttactgAAACCATTGAAGTAAAGATGCTCCCGAATCCACATAACCGCTCCCTTTTTAAGATTCatacatttgcaacaaggacaatgAATTAAATTGGGGTCGATATGTGGATTCTGCAAACAACTTCTAATGAATTGTTCCACACCCTCCTCATACTCTTTGGACCTCCTATCTAAGTAAATCCAGGATTTATCCATTATAGTACAACAGAATCCCAAGAAACTTCTTCAGAATTATCGTGCTAAAATTATTTACCGCTAGCTCAATGTGTTCTTTGATCAAAACCTGAAGATACTACATATATGTTAAGCAAACGTTAGAGTAAGACTGCAAAAAGGTAGTCAAATTCATATCGAGCACAGTTCCAAATTTTATACTCATTCCAACAGCTGTCAATATTTTCTACTCATCATGAAGAAAAATAATGCGTATTTTGTACAATATGTGGATATATAAAGAACAAAAGCATGGCACCAGTtgaatttccaaacacttgtctttTTTCGAACATGCACACTCAATCATTTGACATATGAACGCTCTTAAATAGATTGAATCTATTGGGTTGTCAGCAATCCAGTGTCGGAGACCATTCAGCCTGATAGTAGTAAAAGAAAACCCctctaatttctgattttaaagttagtttttcataatcatgctgttgtgaTTGTTGAAATTTGTGATGGAAGCAGTTTTGAGTTCGTTTAATCCAATTGTAACCAAATTTCTTGAAATTTATGGTGGTTATAAATTGTTCATGGATGGAGCATTTCAGGGAGATATGCTGGGTTGCATTTGTACAAGTTGTGTGATACATTTTCAGAGAGCTTACACAAGTTTTTTATTAGAACTTTTTTTGTCATCTTGAGGAGTTAGGAAAGGTTTGAGATGTAACTATAGAAAGTGTGAAtagtaattttatttagttttattgtatttttactctcatattttttttagccaaagatttactttgaattttattaaattatttatcttAAGTGGTATCATAGTTAGAAATTGTTAAATTAAATTGTTGTATTTGTGCTGGATGAAGCAGTTACACATTTAATCTCAATAAGTGATAGCATAGTTGAGATTGTCTGATTCTGAAATACTGTATTTGGGATCTTCATAGTGGATGAAACAGGTAGCACAAAGACAAATTATGTTAGGATGGTGAGAATTTACTATAACTATTAGtgaatgttgtatttaaaagttattATCATCATCTACCTAGTGGAGAAAATGCTAAGCTATCTTATGCCAAAGAGAGTAGCAAATAATAGAGAGATGTAATCACTCTTTATCAAATTATACCTAGTGTGGATCGAGTATACAACACAAGGCATTAGATAGAAATTGGATGCATCTCTGTTTTATTTCAATCCATTTCAAGAGGACAAAGATAAAGTATCTGATCACATTTATATAAAGAAAGGAGGCATTCATCATCAAGATTTGAATAGGAGTGTAGTGGTCACCGAGAGAGCAAGGACAAAATAGAAATTATAAAGGTGAGTGTTCTAGCAATATTGATTTGTATATGAATGTTGATGGTTGCTTAGCAAATTGTCTGAACAAGGAAACAAAAACACACATTAGTTACATTAGTTTTTGCTATCTCATGGGAAAACAATCCATCTTCTATAGTTGATATTTAAATTCAACTGGTGCTATGCTTGCTTGCATTAGGAGgcaggtatttttttttaagaaaaattaatacATGTGGAACTGAGATTTTGAGGGACAACTTGAAGGAGTAAGAGTACAACACATGTCTTACTCTAACTTGAAAGCATGCGTATTTTTAGGTAATGACCTCGTAAACATAGAGactgaaaaaaaaaagcaaaaaaaatttccaaacacttgtctttgttggaagaatagcaccaaacctacaacaaattggagaccgtctaaaacatgattttgcaaaataaaggaggagaaaaagaagaagaataagaaaaagaaatcgaAGGAAAGAAAACATACGGTATATCTCAAACACTTGCAACCTAAACCCTGCATAAGAAAGTTCAAGTTGCCAAACCTTATTTCGGAAGCCCTAACAAGGAAACCTTTGTCTCTGTTGCCTAAGACTCCAAATCGGAAGCCCTAACGAGAGGGAACGGAGAGGATTGaaatgaaggggaaggaagaggaggtccaaccTTATTTCGGCAGAGGGAAGCCCTAACGAGAGGGAACGGAGAGGACTGaaatgaaggggaaggaagaggaggtccaaccTTATTTTGGCAGAGGGAAGTTAACGAAAAAGTGGGCCAGTCAGAAAGTACCATGGTCGGACAACCAGTATACGGACGAGCTGACCAAGTTAGTGAGTTCTTTATATCCAGTCGTCGTAGATGAGCCAGTCGAGTAGGTTTTGCTGATGGCACAAATTGAAAAGATGACTGGAATGGGCATACTGAATGACTAGAGGACGCCACTGGTCGAGTTCGTCTGATCGGATGTCACACTGGACCACTGGGAGGAAGCTCAGTCGTTAAAAAGGAGAGTCGGCCGGTTCACCCTAATTGGAGATCACTTATACAAGAGGGTTTTATCAAGGCTACTTCTCAAGTGCATCGAATCGGATGACGTTCAATACATATTGCAAAAagtgcaccaaggctcctgtggtAATCATCCGGGCAGCCGATCATTAGCGTACAAGATCTTGCTAGCCGGGTATTTCTGGGCAGCATTGAGGGCCGACGCTGCTCGGATGGTGGCCACACACATGTCCTGCCAGAAATATCAGAATATATCACACCAACCTACTGAAGAGCTGAAGGTGCCCACCGTGTCCTGCCCATTCGACTAGTGGGACATGAACATCGTTGGACCATTTCCTATAGTGACCGGGCAAAGAAGATTTTTATAGATGGCAGtcaattatttctcaaaatgggtggaggccgagctgtTTGCCAAGATAACTGAGCACATGGTTATCAAATTTATATGGAAAAATATCTTGTGTCGGTTCAGCATCCCTCGCAAGCTCGTCTCGGACAATGATAGATAGTTTACAGGGTGGAGACACAGAGAATGGTGTACCGGCTATGGTATattgtgtaacgacccgaccctcttggcccatttggcgaccctcgggtcgtcgaccgtcggcccttatgtcgtcggcccatttggcgacctctcatgtcgtcgaccgacgacctttggccgtgccgttactcactaggactttccaccccggtcgacgacatgagaagtcgccaaatgggccgctggctgggccacccaaggggtcggtcgacgacatagaggtcgccaaatgggccgcccaaaGGGCCAAAAGGGccgagtcgttacaataaaaatgcacctttttattgtaacgacccgacccttttggcctcttgggcggcccttgtggcggcccttatgtcgtcggcccatttggcgacctctcatgtcgtcgaccgacgaccctttggtcgtgccgttactcactaggactttccacccctggcagtggatttttgcctcccccaggattcgaactctaaacctccaggcttaagtattagagtttatgaatcctggtaaccaagtgagatcatctcacttggttaccagtattcataaactctaatacttaagcctggaggtttagacaCTATGTGAAAAACGACGTTTTACTTCGCCATGATTTACTTCATCAATTTAAATATACAAGGTAAAAGTGTATAATCAACTTCGCTGAAAAAATTGACGAAGTATATACAAATATAGACTTCGCAGATTTAAAAATGCGGGCTTCGCTTTAAACTGAAATAAGCTATTACTTCGGAAAGTTGTTAAATACCGAAGTAGTAACGTCGTGAATAAAATTTTTAGTGTTTACTCCGAAGTAATAGTACAAGAGTTAACTTTTATTTTGAGACCACTTTTATTTCCCCCCACTTTTTCGTTAACTTCCCTCTGCCAAAATAAggttggacctcctcttccttccccttcatttCAGTCCTCTTCGTTCCCTCTCGTTAGGGCTTCCCTCTGCCGAAATAAggttggacctcctcttccttccccttcatttAAATCCTCTCTGTTCCCTCTCGTTAGGGCTTCCGATTTGGAGTCTTAGGCAACAGAGACGAAGGTTTCCTCGTTAGGACTTCCGAAATAAGGTTTGACAACTTGAACTTTCTTACGCAGGGTTTAGGTTGCAAGTGTTTGAGATATACCGTATGTTTTCTTTCCTtcgatttctttttcttattcttcttctttttctcctcctttattttgcaaaatcatgttttagacggtctccaatttgttgtaggtttggtgctattcttccaacaaagacaagtgtttggaaattttttttgctttttttttcagTCTCTATGTTTACGAGGTCATTACCTAAAAATACGCATGCTTTCAAGTTAGAGTAAGACATGTGTTGTACTCTTACTCCTTCAAGTTGTCCCTCAAAATCTCAGTTCCACATgtattaatttttcttaaaaaaaaatacctgcCTCCTAATGCAAGCAAGCATAGCACCAGTTGAATTTAAATATCAACTATAGAAGATGGATTGTTTTCCCATGAGATAGCAAAAACTAATGTAACTAATGTGTGTTTTTGTTTCCTTGTTCGGACAATTTGGTAAGCAACCATCAACATTCATATACAAATCAATATTGCTAGAACACTCACCTTTATAATTTCTATTTTGTCCTTGCTCTCTCGGTGACCACTACACTCCTATTCAAATCTTGATGATGAATGCCTCCTTTCTTTATATAAATGTGATCAGATACTTTATCTTTGTCCTCTTGAAATGGATTGAAATAAAACAGAAATGCATCCAATTTCTATCTAATGCCTTGTGTTGTATACTTGATCCACACTAGGTATAATTTGATAAAGAGTGATTACATCTCTCTATTATTTGCTACTCTCTTTGGCATAAGATAGCTTAGCATTTTCTCCACTAGGTAGATGATGATaataacttttaaatacaacattcaCTAATAGTTATAGTAAATTCTCACCATCCTAACATAATTTGTCTTTATGCTACCTGTTTCATCCACTATGAAGATCGCCGTTCAGGCTTGATACTATATGTCAAACTCACTTAACTCTATGGTCCATTTGATCAGAAATTCGGATGCTTATGGGTTAAGGAGGACTTTTCCTAGCGTGTTAGTTAGCACCACTATGAGATGTgagaggaagtatggacgaagcctctgttacgcttccgcaagtgcacggatacatcatcagtaataaaagattatcaatcccatgaggactagttataagcactagcgattgttcacgtagaattagctaaactaccatTGGTTGTAAGTTAACTATTTCTTAGGAAGAAAGGAAATGGGGAAGTAGATGTGAGAACTAGCAAAAGAGAGAAAGGTTAACTTGGCTTGGGAAGAGTTTTAGGagttcggtttcgttgtggtAGAACCTGATGTATCATGCTCTATCTTTTCCTCGTTGTCAATCAACATGCATTCGTCAgaagttaaagctactatccttaagcactaaacagagaagatctctatgaaatcctgttacggttaacccctatcactagggcgcctcggtagatcacaagaatataaATCTAATCAGTATCATTAGGGATAGAGAGAGGagtttggtttggtctcttacttccttgtggataagttgcctctcctttcaagggagtatcctagatgtccatgaacgggttacccctatcactagggcccctcgggtatacgatctaagatcctctctttatgaaattagcaattcctacacaatcaactaATATGACAAGGTAATCTcagcaacaagtctcatgcatatcaaatagaaacaaggAAAGCGAAATCATCTAATAAGTAAAGGCAgaaatatgagtcttacatcaaaccctatccacaactactccctgatcctagagcaaaggatctactccatagacccaggagaaaaacccaaagacataatataagtaagcatacaatcctcaaacaagaagagagaaagagaagagatgcTTATCCAATAACGTCGAGTAATCTTCAGATCCAattctttgcttctggagttgatgcggtGATGAAGGTGATCTCGGATCGTTGAATGGAGGTCTGGGATAGCGTGGAACGGTACTAAAGTAAATCTCTTCTGACGACTCGCCTCCCCCCCTTTCTGAGGAGAAGAGTtaaaagcctttatataggctagggcacgggcgcCTCATGGCCCGTGCCACGGCCGTGCGAAATTCGCACGGCcaagctcttcttctcttcgggttaagtggcacggtcgtgccacatcTGCATGGCTGTGTCTTTCTTTGGCTTAGGCTGCACTTCACTGccttgtgaggttcacacggccgtgtggatcttgGCTGCTGGTTGTGAGGCACGGCAGTGTAAGGTTGCACAGCTGTACTCTACTTTCTCTCAAGgaatggccacacggtcgtgtagggttgcacggtcgtgctctGCTCTCTATCTGGAATGGCCACatggtcgtgcagggttgcatggTCGTGCTTTGCTTTGCTCCGGTGCATCGACAATCGtcgttttcgctccaaaagttgtccctgccaacataaaatcaaacaaagagtagatctccgataAAAGAGTAATAAATACTGAATAAACGATAAGAGAGATGAtcgtgcaaagaatatatacaaataaagcaagtgaatgtgcattaaaacatgcataaacgatcataatatctatGCACATCAGCCTCCGAGTGTCGAGGACTAGCCTGTACGCTAATTTTTTGAGACAAGTATAGAGGAATTCTGCATCTTTAAatatatgacttaagaaatacaccgGTTGTTATTCAACGCCATTTTGTCGCACCAACATCAAGCCGATCACTTGCTCTATGGACGACAAATATATCCAGAGTGGCTCACCGATGATTGGCTTAGCCAGTATAGGTAAGGAGGTTAGGTATGTCTTAAGCTCTTCCAGCACCTTATTGCATTCTGCATTCCACTGGAACTTTGTCACTCGACGCATAATCTTGAAAAATGGGTGGCTCCGATCGGACGACTTGGATATAAATCTTGATAGTGCAGTGATCCATCCAGTCAATTGCTAGGTCTCCTTCAAGTTACGGGGCAGGGCATGTCCTGTAGCGCCTTCACCTTACTTGGATTTGCTTCTATTCCTCGCTCGATCACAATGTAACTGAGGAAGCATCTGCTATTTGCCTCGAATAGACACTTACTCGGGTTAAGTTTGATCCCATATGTCCTCAAGGTCCGGCAGGTCTCTTCGACATCTGCACAAAGGTCAGATGCTCGGAGTgattttattaatatatcatcgaTGTATATCTCCATATTACAGTCGATCTCCcaccggaacaccttgttcatcagcctttGGTAAGTGATGCTAGCGTTCTTCAATCTGAACGGCATAACAGTGTATTGGTAGGTCTTATCGGTtataatgaagctgaccttctcttgatcctccttggCGAGCAGAACTTAGCTTGATGGTAACCCTAGTATGCATCAAGCATGCAGATGAGCACGCAGACTACCTGGAGTCCATCATTTTATCGATGTACAACAAGGGATAGAAATCAttcgggcatgctttgttcaagttATAGAAGCCGATGCAAACTCACCACTTGTTGCCTaacttggagaccagcaccacgttgtccagccaactcgggaattggacTTCATGAATGTGGGCGACCTCTTGTAATTTTTCTATTTCCACTCAGATGATTTAGTTCTGTTCTtagctgaagtccctcttcctttgcttcactagttgggcatccggtcggacatgcagtACATGTTGCGCCAAGCTCAGCGAGATGCCCAAGAGCTCATGAGTCGACTAAGCAAACACATCATGGCTTTTTCTAAGGCAGGCCACCAGCTCGGCCTTCTTTGCATAGGTCAGATCAGCCGCAACGAAAGTTGTGACTTCCGGTCGGCTGAGGTGGATCTTAACCTCCTCTTTTTCATCGTAAACCAGCGCAAGAAACTCTCCTAGAATCGCGTTTACCTCCAATCATTGTGTCTTCCGAGCGGCCTTTGCCTTGGACTTAACCATCTTGATGTAACACCGTCGAGCTGCCAATTAGTCACCTTTGACTTCGCCCACTGAATTGTCCACCAGGAATTTGATCTCCTAACAGAAGGTGGACACTACTGCCCAAAACTTATTGAGGTCGGCCGACCTAATATAATGTTGTAGGCGAACCGTGCATCCACCATGTTAAAGTTTGTGGTCCCTTTTCACTTGAGTGGCTCATCTCCAAGTGATATGGCCAGCTGAATCTGGCTGATTGGCAATACTTCATTGACTGTGAACCCATATAGCAGAGTCGTCATAGGCTGCAAGTCGCTCCGGTCGATTTGCAGCTGGTCAAATGCCTTCTTAAAGATGATATTCACCGAACTACCTGTATCTACAAAAGCTCGGTGAATATTATAGATAGCTATTACCGTTCAGATGATTAAGGTCTTGTTATGAGGGACCTCCACCCCCGCTAAGTCTTGATGACCAAAACTAATTTATGGTCCATCGATctataacacccataggatctctaataatttcatatgaattttatCATGATTAGAATAGACCTTATGTGAATTTTcccaaaaataagagaaaatagaatttaaaaagaggcatgaccaagatttgaaccttggacctcttgttagatgcatgtatgtgataaccagtagccccagcaggggtgtgctattaggaaaagaagggagattgtagttaaaGTGAAGGCCCTTTCAATTagaaggagacttagaaggaaaagtttgagttgccttcttcctccctaATGAAAAAGATGAATTTGCTTTCTTCCTTCATtgagcataaataagagaaagaaagggaaaaatccatttttttcttcttccttccttctcctttctccctcCACCGAAACCTAAGCTCTCTCCACTTCATTGTGCCGAACTCAAGCCAAGGAATTCTCCCTAGGaaaaagcttcacaagcaagggtattttcattagtaaaccaagcaaaaaggatgtaagtactcccTTACCTGCAGTACAAGTTGCTCTCGTATGTTTTAGGTTTTAAAAGTTGTTTGAAAATCTAGAGATTTACCTTGAAGTTTTGGCCAAgtttagatacaaggtctagggcaaagttttgaaatgaaaacatgcttgtttatgctccttcatgatatatgatcccttatatgttgttagttaaagttttatgcttcatgtggtattaaaagtttaggaaccctaccttgaagtttcggccaagtttagatacaaggtctagggcaaagttttgaaatgaaagcATGCTTGtctatgctccttcatgatatatgatcccttatatgttgttagttaaagttttatgcttcatgtggtattaaaagtttaggaaccctaccttgaagtttcggccaagtatagatacaaggtctagggcaaaattttgaaattaaaacatgcttgtttatgcttcttcatgatat includes these proteins:
- the LOC121997713 gene encoding uncharacterized protein LOC121997713 translates to MWIREHLYFNGFSKNYLNWIWHGEAAEKDRLNSSVNQEPTDNCHDDFETVNLCEAAYDNHTKNPEAFMKFLEEAEKPLYKGCKRYTKLSALVKLYNTKERHGMSDALFSDLLADFGDMLPDNHNLPSSIYEAKKTLSCLALSLEKIHACSNDCILYRKQYKDCVSCPKCGLSRWKLTKKNVEKKGVPAKVVWYFPPIPRFKRMFKSLETSRNLTWHADSTRVVGQLRHPVDSPSWKLVDHMWPDFGSEARNIRLALAADGINPHNNLSSRYSCWPIMLATYNLPPDMCMKRKFIMLTMLISGPKQPANDIDVYLEVLVDDLQLLWEGVDGFYDTYRREVFTLKAVLLWTINDFPAYGNLSGCTTHGYYACPICGEDTYAKHLPNGKKMSFAGHRRFLPRFHPYQRQIKEFNGMEELGEAGRPLSGIKLFDKLSDITCEFGKKTSGKTKDNVAARLDMVQMGIRPQLAPKIGEKRTYLPSAACSFTKNERLQVAAEIDSCNGGMTSSLRWLAHGPRVRVLKCDSYVINGNLYQTKERDDEKVCQNSGVSLLANTMLVCSAKDKNPVLENVTFYGVIEEIWELDYHQFQVPLFKCAWVSNDKGI